The window CTCCGTGACCGAGACCGGCGATCCCGCCGACGCGCACCTGGGCGTCGCGGAGCTCGCCGCGATCTTCCTGGGTCAGGTCTCGGCGGTGACGCTGGCCGCGGCGGGTCGTATCGACGCCCAGGACCCCGTGGCGCTCGCCCGTCTGTTCGGATGGCACCTCCCGGTGCGTCTGAGCTACTGGTACTGATGTGATGCGAGCACATGACGCCGCGTGACGCAACCGCCGGAGCCCGTGTCGTCGGGGGTCGGTAACGTGGGTGCACCTCCGCTGTTCTGCGGGGATCTGGCCCGGCTGGGAGGCGGCGATGAAGGCTCTTTTGGGTGACACGGTGCTCGCGGAGGCTCCGAAGGAAGATCTGATCCGCATCGAGGGCAACTGGTACTTCCCGCCGGCGAGCATCGCCGAAGGCGTGCTCGTGGACAGCCCGACGCCCTACACCTGTCCGTGGAAGGGCGCGGCGCACTACTTCACGGTCACGGCGGACGGCCGCGAGCTCGCCGACCGCGCATGGTCGTATCCCGAGCCCTATCCGGGCGCGATCGAGAAGGTCGGCGCGGACTTCTCGGGATACGTGGCCTTCTGGAAAGAAGTCGAGGTCACCGAGTGACCGCGGCGCGGGACCGGGCATGATCGAGTTCCGCGGCGTCGACAAGCGGTTTCCCGACGGCACGCGCGCGGTCAACGACTTCTCCTTGGTCATCCCGTCGCGCCAGACGACCGTGTTCGTCGGCTCGTCTGGATGCGGCAAGACGACGTTGCTGCGCATGATCAACCGCATGGTCGAGCCGACCGCAGGCGTCATCGAGATCGACGGAGAGAACGTCTCGGCGGGTTCGCCCGTGTCGCTGCGCCGGCGGATCGGCTACGTCATGCAGAACTCCGGTCTGCTGCCGCACTTCACCGTCGCCGACAACATCGCCACCGTGCCGGTCCTGGGCGGCACCTCTCGCCGTGATGCGCGGCG is drawn from Microbacterium binotii and contains these coding sequences:
- a CDS encoding DUF427 domain-containing protein; protein product: MKALLGDTVLAEAPKEDLIRIEGNWYFPPASIAEGVLVDSPTPYTCPWKGAAHYFTVTADGRELADRAWSYPEPYPGAIEKVGADFSGYVAFWKEVEVTE